In a genomic window of Candidatus Competibacteraceae bacterium:
- the rplM gene encoding 50S ribosomal protein L13 gives MKTFSAKPAEVKRDWYVIDASDKVLGRLSTEVARRLRGKHKPEYTPHVDTGDYIIVVNAAKVRATGRKETDKFYYRTTGYVGNIKSISLEKLLKTAPERVIQIAVKGMLPKNPLGRAMFRKLKVYAGSEHEHAAQQPRPLDLKG, from the coding sequence ATGAAAACTTTCAGCGCCAAGCCGGCCGAGGTCAAGCGCGACTGGTACGTCATCGATGCCTCGGATAAGGTTCTGGGCCGGCTGTCGACGGAAGTCGCCCGCCGCTTGCGGGGCAAGCACAAGCCCGAGTATACCCCCCATGTCGACACCGGCGATTACATCATCGTGGTCAACGCCGCGAAAGTACGGGCGACCGGCCGCAAGGAAACCGATAAATTTTACTACAGAACAACAGGCTATGTAGGAAATATCAAATCGATTTCCTTGGAAAAATTATTGAAGACCGCCCCGGAGCGCGTCATTCAAATCGCGGTCAAGGGCATGTTGCCCAAAAACCCCCTCGGGCGGGCCATGTTCCGCAAGCTGAAAGTGTACGCGGGCTCCGAACACGAGCACGCCGCCCAGCAGCCGCGGCCGCTGGACCTGAAGGGCTAA
- the ilvA gene encoding threonine ammonia-lyase, biosynthetic, producing MHDYIKKILTARVYDVAIESPLETMSRLSRRLNNRVLLKREDLQPVFSFKLRGAYNKIAHLPREALEKGIICASAGNHAQGVALAAQRLGARATIVMPRTTPAIKIQAVRDRGGKIVLFGDTYDEAYQHARQLEADKGLTFIHPYDDPEVIAGQGTIGMEILRQHPDPIEAIFIAVGGGGLIAGVAIYVKFLRPDIKLIGVEPDDAASMHEALKHGQRVTLDHVGLFADGVAVRQVGAETFRLAQQVVDDIILVSTDEICAATKDIFDDTRSIAEPAGALGTAGLKKYVERTGISNANLIAINCGANINFDRLRHVAERAELGERREALLAVTIPEQPGSFRRFCQTIGKRSITEFNYRYADARHAHVFAGIQLAESDDEKQRIIAALRDQGYPVVDMSDNEMAKLHVRYMVGGHAPGISDELLYRFQFPERPGALLKFLTGMAHGWNISLFHYRNHGSDYGRVLVGIQVPAAERARFQQFVQDLNYPYRDETDNPAYRLFLDGQA from the coding sequence ATGCACGACTATATCAAAAAAATTCTTACCGCCAGGGTCTACGATGTTGCCATCGAATCGCCACTGGAGACCATGAGCCGGCTGTCGCGGCGTTTGAACAATCGAGTGTTGCTCAAACGCGAGGACTTACAACCGGTGTTTTCCTTCAAGCTGCGCGGTGCTTATAACAAGATCGCCCATCTGCCGCGTGAAGCGCTGGAAAAGGGCATCATCTGCGCCTCGGCCGGCAACCACGCCCAAGGCGTCGCCCTGGCCGCCCAGCGGCTCGGCGCTAGGGCAACCATCGTCATGCCCCGCACCACGCCGGCGATCAAGATCCAGGCGGTACGCGACCGGGGCGGTAAGATCGTGCTATTTGGCGATACCTACGATGAAGCCTACCAACACGCCCGCCAGTTGGAAGCGGACAAAGGCCTGACTTTCATTCATCCTTACGACGACCCGGAGGTGATCGCCGGCCAAGGCACCATCGGCATGGAAATCCTGCGCCAGCACCCCGACCCGATCGAGGCGATTTTCATTGCGGTCGGTGGCGGCGGCTTGATCGCGGGCGTGGCCATTTACGTGAAATTCCTCCGACCCGACATCAAGCTCATCGGTGTGGAACCGGATGACGCCGCCTCGATGCACGAGGCGCTCAAGCACGGCCAGCGCGTCACGCTCGACCACGTTGGCCTGTTCGCCGACGGCGTGGCGGTGCGGCAAGTCGGCGCGGAAACCTTTCGGCTGGCCCAGCAAGTCGTCGATGACATCATCTTGGTGTCCACGGACGAAATTTGCGCCGCCACCAAGGACATTTTCGATGATACCCGCTCCATCGCCGAACCGGCCGGCGCGCTCGGCACGGCCGGCTTGAAAAAGTACGTGGAACGCACCGGCATCAGCAACGCCAACCTGATTGCGATCAACTGCGGCGCCAATATCAATTTCGACCGCTTGCGGCACGTTGCCGAGCGGGCTGAGTTGGGCGAACGGCGCGAGGCGCTGCTGGCGGTCACCATCCCCGAACAGCCGGGCAGCTTCCGCCGGTTTTGTCAGACCATCGGCAAGCGCTCCATTACCGAATTCAATTACCGCTACGCCGACGCCCGGCACGCCCATGTCTTTGCGGGTATTCAGCTCGCCGAGAGCGATGACGAAAAGCAGCGCATCATCGCCGCTTTGCGCGACCAAGGCTATCCGGTGGTGGACATGAGCGACAATGAAATGGCCAAACTGCATGTCCGTTACATGGTGGGCGGTCATGCCCCCGGCATCAGCGACGAGCTGTTGTATCGTTTTCAGTTTCCCGAACGGCCGGGCGCGCTGCTGAAGTTTCTGACCGGCATGGCGCATGGCTGGAATATCAGCTTATTTCATTACCGCAATCACGGCTCGGATTACGGTCGGGTGCTGGTCGGCATTCAGGTGCCGGCGGCGGAACGAGCGCGGTTTCAGCAGTTCGTTCAGGACCTGAATTATCCTTACCGCGATGAGACCGACAACCCCGCCTACCGGCTGTTTCTGGACGGTCAAGCCTAA
- a CDS encoding OsmC family protein has translation MKTRITWLEDMSYVARSASGHALVLDGPPELGGRNLGPRPMELLLMGMGGCTAVDVVNILRKARQDLRGCELQLDADRADSDPKVFTAIRVHFILTGKDLNAKHVERAIELSAEKYCSASIMLGKTAQISHSFEIRDA, from the coding sequence ATGAAAACCCGCATCACCTGGCTGGAAGACATGAGCTACGTCGCGCGCTCGGCCAGCGGCCATGCTTTGGTGTTGGACGGCCCGCCAGAACTGGGTGGGCGCAACCTCGGCCCGCGACCGATGGAGCTGTTGTTGATGGGTATGGGCGGCTGCACGGCGGTCGATGTGGTTAACATTCTGCGCAAGGCCCGACAGGATTTGCGGGGATGCGAGCTGCAATTGGATGCCGACCGCGCCGACAGCGATCCTAAAGTCTTCACCGCCATCCGCGTGCATTTCATCCTGACCGGCAAAGACTTGAACGCCAAGCACGTCGAGCGCGCCATCGAACTGTCCGCCGAGAAATATTGCTCCGCCTCGATCATGCTCGGCAAAACCGCGCAAATCAGCCACAGCTTTGAGATTCGTGACGCTTGA
- the coq7 gene encoding 2-polyprenyl-3-methyl-6-methoxy-1,4-benzoquinone monooxygenase, producing the protein MTTRYYTPADVLLGNLDQAIRTLFGRPATTGRSRPSADAVQASELPPAEQQLSARLMRVNHTGEVCAQALYQGQALTADLDKVRDRMERAADEENDHLAWCEARLKELDSRTSILNPLFYAGSFAIGALAGKVGDRWSLGFVAETEYQVVQHLDSHLKRLPEQDRASRAILEQMKEDEARHATNAVVAGGARLPLPIRLLMEGVSKIMTKTTYWV; encoded by the coding sequence ATGACGACTCGTTACTATACGCCCGCCGACGTTCTGCTCGGCAATTTGGATCAGGCGATCCGCACCCTGTTTGGCCGTCCGGCGACAACCGGCCGATCCCGGCCGAGCGCCGATGCCGTTCAGGCTTCCGAATTACCACCCGCCGAACAACAGTTGTCGGCCCGTTTGATGCGGGTCAACCATACCGGCGAAGTGTGCGCCCAAGCGCTGTATCAAGGTCAGGCGCTGACTGCTGATCTGGATAAAGTGCGGGATCGCATGGAGCGAGCCGCCGACGAGGAAAACGATCATCTGGCGTGGTGTGAGGCGCGGCTGAAGGAGTTGGACAGCCGGACCAGCATTCTCAACCCGTTGTTCTATGCCGGGTCTTTCGCCATCGGCGCGCTGGCTGGCAAGGTCGGCGACCGTTGGAGCCTGGGCTTCGTCGCCGAGACCGAATATCAAGTGGTCCAGCACCTCGATTCGCACCTGAAGCGCTTGCCGGAACAGGATCGAGCCAGCCGGGCGATTCTGGAGCAAATGAAGGAAGACGAAGCCCGGCACGCCACCAACGCGGTGGTCGCCGGCGGCGCGCGGTTGCCGCTGCCGATCCGGTTGCTGATGGAGGGCGTATCGAAAATAATGACCAAAACTACGTATTGGGTCTGA
- the trpD gene encoding anthranilate phosphoribosyltransferase gives MSITPQEALQRTIEHREIFYDEMLSLMRQIMAGEISPVMTAAILTGLRVKKETISEITAAAIVMRELSTKVHVPPPHEHFVDIVGTGGDGSHTFNISTTAMFVAAAAGARVAKHGNRGVSSKSGSADVLEALGVRLDLPAERVAECIAETGIGFMFAPNHHTAMKNVAPVRREMGVRTIFNILGPLTNPASAPNQLMGVFHPDLVGIQVRVMQRLGARHVLVVWGKDGMDEISLGAATLVGELKNGEILEYEIHPEDFGLAMMSSRNLKVESAEQSKTILLAVLDNEPGTARDIVALNAGAALYAADRVSSIAEGIEQAREALASGKAKAKLDEFVHCTQKLSA, from the coding sequence ATGTCCATCACTCCCCAGGAAGCCCTGCAACGCACCATCGAGCACCGGGAAATCTTTTACGACGAAATGCTGTCGCTGATGCGCCAGATCATGGCCGGCGAGATTTCACCGGTGATGACCGCCGCCATTCTCACCGGTTTGCGGGTCAAGAAGGAAACCATCAGTGAAATCACCGCCGCCGCCATAGTGATGCGCGAGCTATCCACCAAGGTCCACGTGCCACCCCCGCACGAGCATTTTGTGGATATTGTCGGCACCGGGGGCGACGGCTCGCACACCTTTAACATTTCCACCACGGCGATGTTCGTGGCCGCCGCCGCCGGCGCGCGGGTGGCCAAACACGGCAATCGCGGGGTCTCCTCCAAATCCGGCAGCGCCGACGTGCTGGAAGCGCTCGGCGTGCGGCTCGACCTGCCCGCCGAGCGGGTGGCCGAGTGCATCGCGGAAACCGGCATCGGTTTCATGTTCGCGCCGAACCATCACACCGCGATGAAAAACGTCGCGCCGGTGCGCCGTGAGATGGGGGTACGCACCATCTTTAACATTCTCGGCCCGCTGACTAATCCGGCCAGCGCGCCGAACCAGCTCATGGGGGTGTTTCATCCCGATTTGGTCGGGATTCAGGTGCGCGTCATGCAGCGGCTGGGCGCGCGGCATGTGCTCGTAGTCTGGGGCAAGGACGGCATGGACGAAATTTCGCTAGGGGCCGCTACCTTGGTCGGAGAACTCAAGAACGGTGAGATTCTGGAGTACGAGATCCACCCCGAGGATTTTGGCTTGGCGATGATGTCCAGCCGCAATCTCAAGGTTGAAAGCGCGGAACAATCCAAGACGATTCTGCTGGCGGTGCTCGACAACGAACCCGGCACGGCGCGCGATATCGTCGCACTCAACGCTGGCGCGGCGCTGTATGCCGCCGACCGGGTCAGTTCCATCGCCGAAGGCATCGAACAGGCGCGGGAGGCGCTGGCCAGCGGTAAAGCCAAAGCGAAGTTGGACGAGTTCGTTCACTGCACCCAAAAGCTCTCGGCATGA
- the rpiA gene encoding ribose-5-phosphate isomerase RpiA: MSNDEMKKRAAEAALEYVGDDTVLGVGTGSTVNYFIAALARIKHRLDGVVSSSETTTQRLKAAGIPLLDLNAAGPLPLYVDGADEANRRLQLIKGGGGALTREKIVAAASERFVCIADQFKLVEVLGAFPLPVEVIPMARSHVGREVLKRGGQPVLRENFMTDNGNLILDIYNLQILDPVALEAEFNNIVGVVTVGLFARQPADVLLLGTADGVRTLRP; encoded by the coding sequence GTGTCCAACGACGAGATGAAAAAGCGCGCCGCCGAAGCCGCGCTGGAGTATGTGGGAGATGATACGGTTTTGGGCGTCGGCACCGGTTCGACGGTCAATTATTTTATTGCCGCGCTGGCCCGCATCAAGCACCGGCTCGACGGGGTGGTATCGAGTTCGGAGACCACGACCCAGCGCCTGAAAGCGGCCGGTATTCCCTTGTTGGATTTGAATGCCGCCGGTCCGTTGCCCTTATACGTGGACGGCGCGGACGAAGCCAACCGGCGGTTGCAACTCATCAAGGGCGGTGGTGGCGCGCTGACCCGGGAGAAGATCGTGGCGGCCGCCAGCGAACGGTTCGTCTGCATCGCCGATCAATTCAAATTGGTAGAGGTGCTCGGCGCGTTTCCCTTGCCGGTGGAAGTCATTCCGATGGCGCGCAGCCATGTGGGGCGCGAGGTGCTCAAGCGCGGCGGCCAGCCGGTCTTACGGGAGAATTTCATGACCGACAACGGCAACCTGATCCTGGATATCTACAACCTGCAAATTCTCGATCCCGTGGCATTGGAAGCGGAATTCAACAATATCGTGGGTGTCGTTACGGTCGGATTGTTCGCACGGCAGCCGGCGGATGTCCTGCTATTGGGCACCGCTGACGGTGTGCGAACGCTACGTCCTTGA
- a CDS encoding porin, protein MKKSIIALAVSTALVVPLTGQADTILYGSARVSVDYVDEGGNSLNDLFDSDGFLDVTDNSSRLGVLGSEELGGGLSAIYQYEFGVDITEGGNLTSNRPKFVGLKGGFGQISVGTQETPYYHIVGIADTFNSGRTFGPGAWLGGAFALDAVGELSNVRGPGDLVRSVDSLYYATPDVAGFGAEAMLVMDGVATNSDPFSKSVDIWNVALKYSNGPFFAGLSYIKINGDSNIDLGKNDFGQNVVANFDLDQWALGLGYNSGPFGVAFIYERGDVNANGLGRKLKFDGLSVSSDEPQSWYLTGSYSFGNNTLRAAYGQLDGGIDGFDKVENYLVGYQYNFSKRTSVWLEYIGRNGDELFFGDQNAISIGTRVDF, encoded by the coding sequence ATGAAAAAGTCCATAATCGCCTTGGCTGTCTCAACCGCGCTCGTTGTTCCTCTTACCGGTCAGGCCGATACGATCCTGTACGGCTCGGCGCGAGTTTCCGTCGATTACGTCGATGAAGGCGGGAACAGTTTGAACGATTTGTTTGATAGCGATGGTTTTCTGGACGTCACTGACAATTCCTCGCGCCTTGGCGTCTTGGGTTCGGAGGAGTTGGGCGGTGGTTTGAGCGCCATCTACCAGTATGAGTTTGGCGTCGATATCACTGAAGGCGGCAACCTTACCAGCAACCGTCCCAAATTTGTCGGCTTAAAGGGCGGTTTCGGCCAAATTTCAGTGGGTACCCAGGAAACACCTTACTATCACATCGTAGGTATCGCGGACACTTTCAACAGCGGTAGAACCTTTGGACCTGGCGCATGGCTGGGCGGCGCTTTCGCCTTGGACGCCGTCGGTGAATTGAGCAACGTCCGTGGCCCGGGCGACTTGGTGCGCTCGGTGGACAGTCTTTACTACGCGACACCCGATGTTGCCGGTTTTGGCGCTGAAGCCATGCTCGTCATGGATGGAGTTGCTACCAATTCCGATCCTTTTTCCAAGAGCGTCGATATCTGGAATGTGGCGCTAAAATATAGCAACGGTCCCTTCTTCGCTGGCCTCAGCTATATCAAGATAAATGGGGATAGTAATATTGATCTTGGAAAAAACGACTTTGGACAAAATGTCGTTGCCAATTTTGATTTGGATCAATGGGCTTTGGGCTTGGGTTATAACTCTGGTCCGTTTGGGGTGGCGTTCATTTATGAGCGGGGTGACGTCAATGCAAACGGCCTGGGACGCAAGCTGAAGTTCGACGGATTATCGGTTTCAAGCGACGAGCCGCAAAGCTGGTACCTGACCGGCTCCTACAGCTTTGGCAACAATACCTTGCGGGCTGCTTACGGGCAGTTGGACGGCGGTATTGATGGTTTTGACAAGGTTGAGAATTACTTGGTCGGCTATCAGTACAACTTCAGCAAACGCACTTCAGTGTGGCTTGAATATATCGGCCGTAATGGTGATGAGTTGTTCTTCGGCGACCAAAACGCCATCTCCATCGGTACTCGCGTCGATTTCTAA
- a CDS encoding (2Fe-2S) ferredoxin domain-containing protein → MSYYRYHVFFCTNLRADGSQCCQQYGAQEARDYVKRRVKELGSAIPHKVRINTAGCMDRCAEGPTIVIYPEAIWYTYVDHSDLDEIVEQHLIKGQPVERLRI, encoded by the coding sequence GTGTCTTATTATCGCTATCACGTCTTTTTTTGCACCAACTTGCGCGCTGATGGCTCGCAATGCTGCCAGCAATACGGGGCTCAGGAAGCGCGCGATTACGTCAAGCGGCGCGTCAAGGAACTGGGGTCCGCCATACCCCATAAAGTGCGTATCAACACCGCCGGTTGCATGGATCGCTGCGCCGAAGGTCCGACCATCGTCATTTATCCCGAAGCGATCTGGTACACCTATGTGGACCATAGCGATCTGGATGAGATCGTGGAGCAACACCTCATCAAAGGCCAACCGGTGGAACGGCTGCGAATTTAG
- a CDS encoding aminodeoxychorismate/anthranilate synthase component II yields the protein MLLMIDNYDSFTYNLVQYFGELGEQVRVYRNDQITPDEIAALDPERIVLSPGPCTPNEAGVSLAVIDTFAGQVPILGVCLGHQSIGQAFGGRIVRAGEVMHGKTSAVHHNGQGVFADLPNPFTVVRYHSLVIDKATAPDCLEVTAWTQTAAGALDEIMGVRHKTLPVEGVQFHPESILTEHGHALLHNFLKLRH from the coding sequence ATGCTGCTGATGATCGACAATTATGATTCCTTTACCTACAACTTGGTGCAGTATTTTGGCGAATTGGGCGAACAGGTGAGGGTTTACCGCAACGATCAGATTACCCCGGATGAAATCGCCGCGCTCGATCCCGAACGCATCGTCCTCTCACCCGGACCCTGCACCCCTAACGAGGCCGGGGTGTCGCTGGCGGTGATCGACACTTTTGCCGGACAAGTTCCGATCCTGGGGGTTTGTTTGGGCCATCAGAGCATCGGTCAGGCGTTTGGCGGCCGTATCGTGCGCGCCGGCGAGGTCATGCACGGCAAAACCTCCGCCGTCCATCACAACGGCCAGGGTGTGTTCGCCGATCTGCCCAATCCCTTTACCGTGGTCCGCTATCATTCCCTGGTGATCGACAAGGCCACCGCCCCGGATTGTCTGGAGGTCACCGCCTGGACGCAGACGGCGGCTGGCGCGCTCGATGAAATCATGGGGGTCCGGCATAAAACGTTACCGGTCGAGGGCGTGCAATTTCATCCCGAATCCATCTTGACCGAGCACGGCCACGCCCTACTCCACAATTTCCTCAAACTGCGCCACTGA
- the rpsI gene encoding 30S ribosomal protein S9 has protein sequence MIENQHYGTGRRKTATARVFLRPGAGRITVNQRPLDEYFGRETSRMVVHQALDAAALNDRFDVYVTVKGGGITGQAGAIRHGLTRALIEYDDSLRAPLRKAGFVTRDAREVERKKVGLRKARRATQYSKR, from the coding sequence ATGATCGAGAATCAGCATTACGGCACCGGCCGACGCAAAACCGCCACCGCCCGCGTGTTTCTGCGGCCCGGCGCCGGCCGCATCACCGTCAACCAGCGTCCCTTGGACGAATATTTCGGCCGGGAAACGTCTCGGATGGTCGTCCATCAAGCGTTGGACGCGGCTGCCCTCAATGATCGGTTTGATGTTTATGTCACGGTCAAGGGCGGCGGCATCACCGGTCAGGCGGGCGCGATTCGCCATGGCCTGACCCGTGCTTTGATCGAGTATGATGACAGCTTGCGGGCACCGTTGCGCAAAGCCGGCTTCGTCACCCGCGACGCTCGCGAGGTAGAACGGAAAAAGGTCGGCCTGCGCAAGGCTCGCCGCGCCACCCAATACTCGAAGCGTTGA
- a CDS encoding porin, which yields MKKSALALAVATALVGFGSAAYADTTLYGSARVSLDYVDENTNRDVGDFVSGLFDGDGYLDIVNNASRLGVRGEEDLGGGLSAIYQYEFGVDVTEGGNLNSNRPKWVGLKGGFGSLTVGTQWTPYYNVIGIGDIFNSSRVFGNYIYLGNTFATRMDNSLVYTTPNLSGFSAQAMLVMNGSCNPAKDAAFCRSAADNKLPSNLSDTVDMWNIGLSYKNGPFFAGATYLALEGPDLGPLAPTPDGDQWGVALGYNSGPFAVTLAYEDGDVNTLFPDNSKNYYLTGQYTFGPNIIRAAYGHVDPDSKAVGVDEIDNYAVGYQYNFSKRTRLWVEYVGRTSDSVYGDGNAVSIGTRHDF from the coding sequence ATGAAAAAGTCCGCACTTGCGTTGGCCGTAGCCACCGCGCTGGTTGGTTTTGGCTCCGCCGCCTACGCTGACACCACGCTGTACGGTTCGGCCCGAGTCTCTCTTGACTACGTCGACGAAAATACCAATAGAGATGTTGGCGACTTCGTTTCAGGTCTGTTCGATGGCGATGGGTATCTGGATATCGTCAACAACGCTTCCCGCCTGGGCGTGCGCGGTGAAGAGGATCTGGGCGGCGGTCTGTCGGCCATCTACCAATACGAATTCGGCGTCGATGTGACCGAAGGCGGCAACTTAAACAGCAACCGCCCGAAGTGGGTCGGTCTGAAAGGGGGCTTTGGCTCCCTCACCGTCGGCACGCAGTGGACGCCGTATTACAACGTGATCGGCATCGGCGATATTTTCAACAGCAGCCGGGTGTTCGGTAACTATATTTATCTCGGCAATACGTTCGCCACGCGGATGGACAACAGCCTCGTCTATACGACCCCCAATCTCAGCGGTTTCAGCGCCCAGGCGATGCTGGTTATGAACGGCTCTTGTAATCCGGCCAAAGACGCCGCCTTCTGCCGGTCCGCCGCCGACAACAAGTTGCCCTCCAACCTCAGCGACACTGTTGACATGTGGAACATCGGGTTGTCGTACAAGAATGGTCCGTTCTTTGCCGGCGCGACTTATCTGGCGCTGGAAGGTCCGGACTTAGGCCCGCTGGCCCCGACGCCGGACGGCGATCAGTGGGGTGTGGCGCTGGGCTATAATTCTGGTCCGTTCGCCGTCACCTTGGCTTACGAAGATGGCGACGTCAACACGCTGTTCCCCGATAATTCCAAGAATTACTACCTGACTGGCCAGTACACCTTCGGCCCCAATATCATCCGCGCCGCCTACGGCCATGTGGATCCTGACAGCAAGGCCGTCGGTGTTGACGAAATTGACAACTATGCCGTGGGCTATCAGTACAACTTCAGCAAGCGTACCCGGCTTTGGGTCGAATACGTCGGCCGGACCAGCGACAGTGTTTATGGCGACGGCAACGCTGTTTCCATCGGTACCCGCCACGATTTCTAA
- the speD gene encoding adenosylmethionine decarboxylase: protein MPRLRLQGFNNLTKTLSFNIYDICYTATPQQQERYLAYIDEAYNAERLTEILSNVAAIIGANILNVARQDYEPNGASVTLLISEEPVASDKLSNSEAPGPLPEAVICHLDKSHITVHTYPESHPDNGISTFRADIDVSTCGRISPLKALNYLIHSFESDIVLIDYRVRGFTRDVSGKKHFIDHQINSIQNYLSKDTRERYQLIDVNVYQEHIFHTKMILKDFDLNNYLFGVDKPAVPAREQLEIERRVRREMAEIFYGENLHKGLRV from the coding sequence ATGCCCAGACTGCGGTTGCAGGGTTTCAACAATCTGACGAAAACGCTCAGCTTCAATATCTACGATATCTGCTATACCGCGACCCCGCAGCAGCAGGAACGCTATCTGGCGTACATCGACGAGGCGTACAACGCCGAACGCCTCACCGAGATTCTGAGCAACGTCGCCGCGATCATCGGCGCCAATATCCTCAACGTCGCCCGCCAAGACTACGAGCCGAACGGGGCCAGCGTCACCCTGCTGATTTCCGAGGAACCCGTCGCCTCCGATAAGCTGTCCAACTCGGAAGCGCCGGGGCCGCTGCCGGAAGCGGTGATCTGCCATCTCGACAAGAGTCACATCACGGTTCACACCTACCCGGAAAGCCACCCCGACAACGGCATCAGCACCTTTCGGGCCGATATCGACGTATCGACCTGCGGCCGCATCTCGCCGCTCAAAGCCCTGAACTACCTGATTCACAGCTTCGAGTCGGACATCGTGTTAATCGACTATCGGGTGCGCGGCTTCACCCGTGATGTGAGCGGCAAGAAGCATTTCATCGATCACCAGATCAATTCGATCCAAAACTACCTGTCCAAGGACACCCGCGAGCGGTATCAGCTGATCGATGTCAACGTCTATCAGGAACATATCTTTCACACCAAAATGATTCTGAAAGACTTCGACTTGAACAATTATCTGTTCGGCGTGGACAAACCGGCCGTACCGGCGCGCGAGCAGTTAGAAATCGAGCGGCGGGTGCGGCGGGAGATGGCGGAAATCTTTTACGGCGAAAACCTGCACAAGGGCCTGCGGGTTTAG
- the trpC gene encoding indole-3-glycerol phosphate synthase TrpC encodes MSDIPDVLQRILARKAEEIAERRQRLDLADVRRQAETAPPTRPFLAQLKAASARGEPAVIAEIKRASPSKGLLRDPFQPAEIARSYAAAGATCLSVLTDRDFFQGCEAYLQEARAACELPVLRKDFTIDLYQVYEARAIGADCILLIVAALDDTALRELTQLAVGLGMDVLVEIHDAGELERALVLDTPLLGVNNRNLRTFATRLDITLDLLSRIPPDRTVVTESGIHTPADVALMRERGVHTFLVGEALMRAADPGAKLAELFGISGRNDQNALREHR; translated from the coding sequence ATGAGCGATATCCCCGACGTGCTCCAGCGCATCCTCGCCCGCAAGGCCGAGGAAATCGCCGAACGCCGCCAGCGGCTCGATTTGGCCGACGTGCGCCGGCAAGCGGAAACCGCGCCGCCGACTCGGCCGTTTCTGGCCCAACTGAAAGCCGCTAGCGCGCGCGGCGAGCCGGCGGTCATCGCTGAAATCAAGCGCGCTTCGCCCAGCAAGGGGTTATTGCGCGATCCATTTCAGCCGGCGGAGATCGCCCGCAGCTACGCCGCCGCTGGGGCAACCTGTCTGTCGGTGCTGACCGACCGCGACTTCTTTCAGGGCTGCGAAGCCTATTTACAAGAGGCGCGCGCGGCCTGCGAGTTGCCGGTGCTGCGCAAGGATTTCACCATCGATCTTTATCAGGTTTATGAAGCCCGCGCGATTGGCGCGGACTGCATTTTGCTGATCGTGGCGGCTCTGGACGATACCGCGCTGCGCGAACTGACACAACTGGCCGTCGGACTGGGCATGGACGTGTTGGTGGAAATTCACGATGCGGGCGAGCTGGAGCGGGCGCTCGTGCTGGACACGCCGCTGCTCGGCGTCAACAACCGCAACCTGCGCACCTTTGCAACTCGGCTGGACATCACCCTCGATCTGCTATCCCGCATCCCACCCGACCGCACCGTGGTCACTGAAAGCGGGATTCATACCCCAGCGGATGTCGCGCTGATGCGCGAGCGCGGCGTCCATACTTTTCTGGTCGGCGAAGCCTTGATGCGAGCGGCGGACCCCGGCGCCAAGCTGGCCGAATTGTTCGGGATATCAGGCCGAAACGACCAAAACGCCTTGCGAGAACACCGATGA